A genome region from Clupea harengus chromosome 7, Ch_v2.0.2, whole genome shotgun sequence includes the following:
- the hnrnpk gene encoding heterogeneous nuclear ribonucleoprotein K yields MEVENEQQEEETTVSNTENRNGKRQADDSEEQQSVKRSRNSEDLVELRILLQSKNAGAVIGKGGKNIKALRTDYNASVSVPDSSGPERILSISADIPTVGEILLKIIPTLEEYQHHKGMDFDCELRLLIHQSLAGSIIGVKGAKIKELRESTQTTIKLFQECCPQSSDRVVLVGGKAERVVECIRIMLELIAEAPIKGRAQPYDPNFFDESYDYGGFSMPFEERGGGGGGGGGGGGGGGGGGGGRRPMGGGFPSRGGRGGGGGGGGFDRMPPGGRGGHSMPPSRRDYDDMSPRRGPPPMPPGRGGRGGGRGRNTHMGPPPHRRGEDHYSYEAPRGNHDDRPKSDRRGRPADRYGESMNDRGYSNNSSWEPPYPSGGRGSYGDVGGPVITTQVTIPKDLAGSIIGKGGQRIKQIRHESGASIKIDEPLPGSDDRIITITGSQDQIQNAQYLLQNSALHLLGQN; encoded by the exons ATGGAGGTGGAGAATGAGCAGCAAGAGGAGGAGACTACTGTCAGCAATACAGAGAACAGAAATG GTAAACGTCAAGCGGACGATTCTGAGGAGCAGCAGTCGGTGAAGCGCTCCAGAAACTCAGAAGACCTGGTGGAACTTAGAATACTGCTGCAGAGCAAG AATGCCGGAGCTGTGATAGGAAAGGGAGGCAAGAACATCAAAGCCCTCCGCACAGAC TACAATGCCAGTGTGTCAGTTCCAGACAGCAGCGGGCCCGAGCG tatcCTGAGCATTAGTGCCGACATCCCGACCGTAGGAGAGATCCTGCTGAAGATCATCCCCACGCTGGAAGAG tACCAGCACCATAAGGGCATGGACTTTGACTGCGAGCTGCGGCTGCTGATCCACCAGAGCCTGGCAGGAAGCATCATCGGAGTGAAGGGAGCCAAGATTAAAGAGctcagagag aGCACACAGACCACCATCAAACTGTTCCAGGAGTGTTGTCCCCAGTCCAGCGACCGTGTGGTGCTGGTGGGTGGGAAGGCTGAGCGCGTGGTGGAGTGCATCCGCATCATGCTGGAGCTCATCGCCGAG gCTCCTATAAAGGGACGGGCACAGCCCTATGACCCTAACTTCTTCGACGAGTCCTATGACTACGGAGGCTTCAGCATGCCGTTTGAGGAgcgaggtggtggtggaggtggcggcggaggcggtggtggtggaggaggtggtggtggtggtgggcgtCGGCCCATGGGCGGTGGCTTTCCCTCCAGGGGGGgtcgtggaggaggaggtggaggtgggggtttCGACCGCATGCCCCCTGGGGGTCGAGGGGGTCACTCCATGCCCCCGTCCCGCAGAGATTACGACGACATGAGCCCACGCCGTGGACCCCCACCCATGCCCCCAGGCAGGGGGGGTCGAGGGGGTGGAAGGGgccgcaacacacacatgggccccccaccccacaggaGAGG agaaGACCACTATTCCTACGAGGCTCCTCGTGGAAACCACGACGACAGACCGAA GAGTGACCGAAGGGGGCGTCCTGCTGATCGCTATGGCGAgagtatg AATGACCGTGGTTACA gcAACAATTCCTCTTGGGAACCCCCCTATCCGTCTG gaggaagaggatccTACGGTGATGTTGGAGGCCCCGTCATTACTACACAAGTGACAATCCCTAAAGAT cTTGCTGGCTCCATCATTGGTAAAGGAGGCCAGCGCATCAAACAGATCCGCCATGAGTCGGGCGCGTCCATCAAGATCGACGAGCCTCTGCCCGGCTCCGACGACcgcatcatcaccatcaccggCTCACAGGACCAGATCCAGAACGCCCAGTATCTGCTCCAGAACAG tgCGCTGCATCTCCTCGGACAGAACTAG